In the genome of Nicoliella spurrieriana, the window AGCGGGGCAACGACCATCAGTGGCGTTGGCTCCGTCTTTACCAGCGCTAGTTCGTTGGTCGGCAGTGTGGTCGCAATCGCGGTCGGCTTTGCTCGTGAAACCGCTCGGGCTGAATTAGCCAATGCGGTTCACGACGCCGATAAATCACTGGGGACCTTGGAACCAAACGACAAGCGCGGTGCCAATTCGGCGATTGATACGATCATGGCTGAAACGTACGGTCAACTAACGATTGCAAGCGACACGCCAACGGTTGTGGATAAGACCAAGCAGTCGATCGAAAAGATTCAAGCCGCCGTCAACGCCGCACTATCCAATAACCTGATGAACATTAAGGATAGCTATAAGGCCCAAATTAACAGCGCTGCCCAAGCTGCTTACCAAGAAGAGACCGGCTTTAATGCGAAGGCCAATTCGTTTACGAACGAAACGATCAACCAGGCTGCCAGTGCCGCCAATGCGAATATTGACGGGACGAACAACTTGGCTGAGATTCAAAGGCTCACCAATGCTGGCATTAATTCGATCGATGAGGCCAACAGCGTTGCCGTAACGAACTTCAAGACCAGCGGGAGCTCGATGCTTGCGAGTGCTGCCAATTCGGCAACCGACCGGACGAACACGTTGGATTCTGATGAACGTGCAGCTGTAAATAGCATGATCGGTTCGTTAGTCAATGGTGCTAACTTCGGGTTAGATAGTGCAAGCAACGTTGCCGAAGCTTCAGCTGCCGTGGCATCTGGCACTGCAGCGATTGGCTCGGCAGTTGAATCAACGATTGCAAGTGTAATTAGTAGTGCCATGGCAATGGCCAGTGATTTGAAGGCTGAGACCAAGCGTGACTCCATTCGGATGCAAATTAGCGCTGCGGCCGAAAAGGCGCGGACGTTTGCTACGAGCTTCGAGAGTGGAGCTGCGAGTGCGGTCGATAACTACATTGACCAAACCGCAAGTAGTGCGGCCCAATTGATTATTGATGCGGATAACGATGATGATGCAGAGCAAATTGCTAGTTCGGGGGCCGTGAACCTTCAAATGGCTGCGACTTACTCAGTTGCTGATTCATACGCTGCGTCAATGCAAAGGAGTGCCAATTCAGTGGCTGATTCACTCGCTGATTCTGCCGCTTCGTTCAGCCAAGCTACGGACCACGCGGACGTTACGAGTGCCATCACCGCTGCTACGAATGAGACTAAGGATAAGATCAATGGGAGCAGGGACACCAAGCGAATCAATAGCTTAGTGAACCTGTTGGTTAAGAATTTAAACAAGTTGATCGGTAATGATAACCACGATCAATTTGATATTGACCGGATCGATGCCAAGGCGAAGATTGACCAAACGGCCCACGCATTGCTTGCTAAACTGGGGCCGATGACACATGGGGTTAAGCAAAAGATCACTGCATCGATTCAAAGTGAGACTGAACAGTTGAACGCTCGCATTGATCAATCGACCAGTGCAGAAAAAATTAACCGGGTCGTCGAAGGGGCGAAGAGTCGTTTTGAAGCCCAGATGGTAACGATTAACAACGCCGAGGTCAAGAATGCTAAGGCCGAGGCTAAACAAGTAATTAGTAGTAATTCACAAAATGCATTAGTGAAGTTATCTGGAATTGGGGAGGTCTTCTTGGAAACTGCGACCGAAACGATTAGTGAAGTGATTGAACGGGCATACCGGGATATTGATGCCGCTGAGACTTTTGATCGCGTGACCGAATTGACCAATCAGACCAGTGGTGAAATTAACCACATCGTATCTGAAGCGATTTCGATGAACCAAAAGATGCATTAATTAAGCTTCAATTTGAATCACAAAAAACGGGAATTCAGTTCCCGTTTTTTTGTGTGTTATACTAATAGTGATTAATTCGATTAAGGAGCGGTTTTTTTGCAAGTCAAACGAGAGGGAATCGGTGCGATCCTGGCAATCATTGGTGCGGTGTGCTGGGGGATTCAAGGCCCCATTTCCCAATTCTTATTTCAAGACGATAGCTACTCACCGGAGTGGCTAATGGGGGTCAAAATGACCATCGCCGGCGTCTTGATTTTATTATTTACGACCGGCGTAAAGCACCAACCACTGTTGAAGGTCTGGCAGACGCCAAGGGATGCATGCTTATTGTTAGTGTATTCATTGTTCGGCCTGGCTGCCGTGCAGTACTTCTACCTAGTGACGGTCAGTGCCAGTAACGCCGGGACGGCTACGATCTTACAAAGCCTCGGGACGATCATCATCGTGATTTTAACGGCAATGATTTACCACCACCTCCCATCACGTAATGAGGGGGTTGCGATCGGGTTGGCCCTAATTGGGACCTGGTTATTGGTGACGCGGGGGAATTTGTTCCACCTTGCAATTAGTGGGGAAGCCTTAACGTTAGGCCTATTATTGGCGCTAGCGGGGGCGTTGCAGACGATGCTACCGGTCAGCCTATTAAAACGCCATGACGTTATGATCGTCGTGGGCTGGGGGATGGTCATCGGAGGCGGGTTATTCTCGATCATCCACCCGTTTTGGGTCGATCCACCCCACTTTACCGTTGGCGGGGTGATTGGGGTCGCCTCAATTGTCATTTTAGGCACGATGGTGTCATTCGTGTGTTTTACGACGAGTTTGAAGTACGTTTCGCCGACGGTGGCGGGGATGTTAGATACCTTTGAGCCGCTATCAGCAACGTTAGGGTCGGTCGCCTTTTTGAACACCAGTTTTAACTTCGCAGAGATTTGCGGTGGGGTGTTAATTCTAAGTACCGTCTTTGTGTTAGCACTGCCGACCCTCAAGCCAAATCTAAAATAATTGTAATGAAACAATTGTAATTAGATAATAAATAGGTTAAAATAGGATTAATTAATTTCGAATCGGGAGTTTGTGACATGGATGGAACGGGTTTAAATGCAATGCCATTTGATTAATGCATCCACTCGCTCAGCGCTACCATTTTGCTGGTCCGGGTGGGGTTGCTTTTCATGCGCAATCTTCAACCACTGGGAATCTGAAGTATTTCTAGGTGGAAAAGAGCCATACTAGAATTGTATGGCTCTTTTTGTTTTCGGAAGATAGTTAAGGAGGAATACCATTGAGTTTAGTTTCTAAGATGTTTAGAAAAGAATCGCTGGACAATTACATGGATCAAGACAGTAATTTAAAGCGGACCATGGGAGCATGGGATTTAATTGCGATGGGGGTCGGAACCGTGATCGGGGCCGGAATCTTCATCCTACCCGGGACGGTGGCTGCCACGACGGCTGGGCCTGGAATTATCTTTTCGTTTATCGTGGCTACGATTGTCTGTTCACTCAGTGCAATGTGTTATGCTGAATTTTCGTCTTCAATGCCGGTCGCCGGAAGTGCGTATTCATATGGAAACGTCGTCTTCGGTGAAATCGTGGGTTGGGTGTTAGGCTGGGCGTTAGTCCTTGAATATACACTATCGGTGGCTACGGTCGCTGTGGGGTGGTCAGCCTACTTCCAAACCTTTTTAGGTGGATTTGGGATTCACATTCCAAAGGCGTTGAGTGGCTTTTATGACCCTAGCAAGGGGACGTACGTGAACCTATTCGCGATTTTAATCGTCCTTTTGATTTCATTTATTTTAACGCGGGGGACGAAGTCATCGACGCGCTTGAATAACATTATCGTGGTCATTAAGGTCTTGATCATTATCTTATTCCTAGTGGTCGGGGCATTCTACGTGAAGCCAAGTAACTGGAACCCGTTACTACCATTTGGAACAGCAGGAATCTTCCATGGAGCTTCGGCGGTCTTTTTTGCCTACCTCGGGTTTGACTGTGTGTCATCAGCAGCATCCGAAGTTAAGAACCCGAAGAAGAACATGCCGATCGGGATTTTAGGAACGCTATTTATCTGTACGATCTTGTATGTTTTAGTATCATTAGTCCTGACTGGAATGGTGCACTACAAGGAATTGAACGTTGCGGATCCCGTATCATTTGCCTTGCAATTAGTGAACCAAAACGCCGTTGCCGGCATCATTGCGGTCGGAGCGTTAGCCGGGATGTTCACCATGATGTTGACCATGATCTACGGTGGTTCCAGATTGCTCTATTCGATGGGGCGGGATGGTTTACTACCAAGACACCTGCACAAGGTGAACCACAATAACGTGCCCCACCACAGTGTGTTGATCGTAACGATTGTGATTGCCGTGATGAGTGGCTTTGTGTCATTGGATAAGTTAGCCAGTTTGGTTAACATTGGGACTTTGATCGCCTTCATCGTGATTTCACTCGGGATCTTACCACTGCGGAAGCGCAACGACATTCCGAACCAAGGGTTCCAGGTACCATGGTATCCATACTTACCGATCATCTCAGCTGCATTGAGTTTTCTAATTGCGACCCAATTACCATTGGATACGGTCTTGACCGCATTGGTTTGGTTCGCGCTAGGGTTGGTCCTCTACTTCTCGTATGGGATGCGCCACAGTACCATGAATAAAAATGAGTAAATTTCTCCTCTAAATTTAATTTTAATCGTGTAAAATAAATCGCGAGATTAATTATTGATTATTTGAGGTGTAACAATGCAAGATAAGCAACAAGGAAGGGAAAACGTTGCCCGCGGAATTTTTTGGTCAGCAATGGCTTCGTCGCTATGGGCGTTTTCCGGAATTTTAATGCAAATGGTCGCTAAGAACGGTGCAATCCCAGTTGATTGGTTCATTTCTGCCAGAACTTCAGTGGCGGGAATCTTACTGTTGATTATTGGGGCGTTCCACGTTAAAAAGGATATCTTTAAGGTCTTTAAGGATCGGCATTCGATCATGTTATTATTGATCTATAGTTTGTTCGGACTCGCGGTGAACATGTCGACGTTCTACATGGCAATTCAAACCGGGAACGCACCGACGGCCACGCTATTACAATACATGGCACCGATCTTTATCGTTCTTTACAAGTTCATCTTTCAGGGGAACAAGCCCCTAAAGGCTGACGTGTTGGTCTTCTTTATCGCATTAGTCGGGATCGTGTTGTCCGTTACCAAGGGGAACTTAAACGAATTGGCGATTCCATTCGTTTCGATCCTATGGGGATTGGGTTCGGCCGTTTCAGCTGCCATCTACTACTCGGTTCCACAACCACTGTCCCGTGAAAATTCACCGTTCGTGGTCTTGGGCTGGGGAACGTTGATTGCCAGTGTGCCGTTTAACATCTTCTACGTAGCCGTGCACCACGCACCATTCTTCATCGCCGCACCAAAGCAAGTGACCGCTAGTCCATTGGTATTAGTGGGACTAGGTGGAGTTATCTTGGTCGGGACGATCGGAGCATTCTCATCCATGATTTACAGTTTGAAGTTTGCTTCTTCAGAAGTGCTCAGTATCGTGGATGCCGTTGAACCAGCAATGACGTTCATCTTGAGTTTGATTTGTACGTTGATTCCAATTGCTTTGATTCAGTCGTTAGGGGTTCCGTTCGACCTGATCGAATGTATTGGTGCAGCGTTGGTAATCTATTCAATTTACCTCCTGCAACGGATTCATCGGAACCACGCGGGAAACTGATAGTAATTTTAAAGCGCCTTGACCAGTTGGTTCGGGGCGCTTTTGATGTGAAGCATAATATTAATGGGGTGAATTGAATGGAAAATCAAAGGGAGCAATCCGTTAGGACTCAGACCATGACGGGAATT includes:
- a CDS encoding DMT family transporter, which translates into the protein MQVKREGIGAILAIIGAVCWGIQGPISQFLFQDDSYSPEWLMGVKMTIAGVLILLFTTGVKHQPLLKVWQTPRDACLLLVYSLFGLAAVQYFYLVTVSASNAGTATILQSLGTIIIVILTAMIYHHLPSRNEGVAIGLALIGTWLLVTRGNLFHLAISGEALTLGLLLALAGALQTMLPVSLLKRHDVMIVVGWGMVIGGGLFSIIHPFWVDPPHFTVGGVIGVASIVILGTMVSFVCFTTSLKYVSPTVAGMLDTFEPLSATLGSVAFLNTSFNFAEICGGVLILSTVFVLALPTLKPNLK
- a CDS encoding APC family permease, whose translation is MSLVSKMFRKESLDNYMDQDSNLKRTMGAWDLIAMGVGTVIGAGIFILPGTVAATTAGPGIIFSFIVATIVCSLSAMCYAEFSSSMPVAGSAYSYGNVVFGEIVGWVLGWALVLEYTLSVATVAVGWSAYFQTFLGGFGIHIPKALSGFYDPSKGTYVNLFAILIVLLISFILTRGTKSSTRLNNIIVVIKVLIIILFLVVGAFYVKPSNWNPLLPFGTAGIFHGASAVFFAYLGFDCVSSAASEVKNPKKNMPIGILGTLFICTILYVLVSLVLTGMVHYKELNVADPVSFALQLVNQNAVAGIIAVGALAGMFTMMLTMIYGGSRLLYSMGRDGLLPRHLHKVNHNNVPHHSVLIVTIVIAVMSGFVSLDKLASLVNIGTLIAFIVISLGILPLRKRNDIPNQGFQVPWYPYLPIISAALSFLIATQLPLDTVLTALVWFALGLVLYFSYGMRHSTMNKNE
- a CDS encoding DMT family transporter; translated protein: MQDKQQGRENVARGIFWSAMASSLWAFSGILMQMVAKNGAIPVDWFISARTSVAGILLLIIGAFHVKKDIFKVFKDRHSIMLLLIYSLFGLAVNMSTFYMAIQTGNAPTATLLQYMAPIFIVLYKFIFQGNKPLKADVLVFFIALVGIVLSVTKGNLNELAIPFVSILWGLGSAVSAAIYYSVPQPLSRENSPFVVLGWGTLIASVPFNIFYVAVHHAPFFIAAPKQVTASPLVLVGLGGVILVGTIGAFSSMIYSLKFASSEVLSIVDAVEPAMTFILSLICTLIPIALIQSLGVPFDLIECIGAALVIYSIYLLQRIHRNHAGN